In Alistipes ihumii AP11, a genomic segment contains:
- a CDS encoding type II toxin-antitoxin system RelE/ParE family toxin: MKRNLIFSPEYIEFEQSSNPRTREKLRYAVAILETVQPIPTKFVKKLTNTDFYELRVSVDNEVRVILFSADNENINLASSVILLNGFVKKSTKDYDKEITKAINILRKLL; encoded by the coding sequence ATGAAACGAAATTTGATATTTTCGCCGGAATACATTGAGTTTGAACAGAGTTCGAACCCTCGCACTCGTGAAAAACTACGCTATGCGGTAGCGATTTTGGAAACCGTACAGCCGATACCGACCAAGTTCGTGAAGAAACTGACGAACACCGATTTTTACGAGCTGCGAGTTTCGGTCGATAACGAGGTTCGGGTTATCCTGTTTTCGGCGGACAATGAAAATATCAATCTTGCATCGAGCGTTATCCTATTGAACGGCTTTGTGAAGAAAAGCACAAAGGATTACGATAAGGAAATTACAAAGGCTATCAATATTCTAAGAAAATTGCTATGA
- a CDS encoding helix-turn-helix domain-containing protein, producing MSTTNNRLTAEELQKLRQTDFSKKPGFVKAETVLAKEVGEVGTPERAEFDAKARAWYYGEMLRERRKELGMTQKELAERVGRERTYINRIEKGETDLQLSSFIRIAEALGIMLRLDVNLA from the coding sequence ATGAGTACGACAAACAACCGATTAACAGCAGAAGAATTGCAGAAACTCCGGCAGACGGATTTCAGCAAGAAGCCGGGGTTCGTAAAGGCCGAAACGGTACTTGCCAAAGAGGTTGGCGAGGTCGGCACTCCGGAACGGGCAGAGTTCGACGCAAAGGCTCGTGCCTGGTATTATGGCGAAATGTTGCGGGAGCGGCGCAAAGAACTTGGTATGACGCAAAAGGAACTTGCCGAGCGTGTCGGGCGGGAACGCACCTACATCAATCGTATCGAGAAAGGCGAGACCGATTTGCAACTCTCCTCGTTTATCCGTATCGCCGAGGCTTTGGGAATTATGCTTCGCCTTGATGTGAACTTGGCGTGA